TTTAAAGATGGTCAATTAATAAACCTAGGAATAGGACTTCCAACTTTAACTACAAATTATATTGAAGATGGAATAAATGTAACTTTCCAATCAGAAAATGGAATGGTTGGAATGGGAAAAGTTGCAGATACAGATGAAATAGATTTAGATATAACAAATGCAGGTGGACAATGTGTAACTATAAATGATGATGGAGCTTTCTTTGATACAGCAACGTCTTTTGGATTAATCAGAGGAGGACACGTTGATGTAACAGTATTAGGAGCTTTAGAAGTAGATCAAAATGGAAACTTAGCTAACTGGATAGTTCCTGGGAAAATGGTTCCTGGTATGGGAGGAGCTATGGATTTAGTAGTTGGAGCTAA
Above is a genomic segment from Romboutsia lituseburensis containing:
- a CDS encoding 3-oxoacid CoA-transferase subunit B; protein product: MNPKETIARRVAQEFKDGQLINLGIGLPTLTTNYIEDGINVTFQSENGMVGMGKVADTDEIDLDITNAGGQCVTINDDGAFFDTATSFGLIRGGHVDVTVLGALEVDQNGNLANWIVPGKMVPGMGGAMDLVVGAKKVIVAMLHTAKGKSKILKNCTLPLTAKNVVDMIVTELAVMKVTEKGLLVTEISEGVTVKELIEMTEADLIISEDLVCREVQTI